One genomic window of Podarcis muralis chromosome 9, rPodMur119.hap1.1, whole genome shotgun sequence includes the following:
- the LOC114604287 gene encoding kynurenine/alpha-aminoadipate aminotransferase, mitochondrial, whose amino-acid sequence MNYSRFITAVSAARTASPIRLLTELMQRSPPSLISLAGGAPNPNTFPFKTASITIGDGTTVEIGEDLMKRALQYSASAGIPELLSWLKDLQKNLHNPPTVEYQPEKGQMELCVTTGSQEGLSKVFEMLINPGDTVLLDAPTYPGTLAALRPLGCNIVNVPSDQHGIIPKALKEVLSRWSPEDAKKPNSSLPKFLYTIPNGGNPTGASLTTDRKKDIYQLARQYDFLIIEDDPYYFLQFDKPWAPTFLSMDIDGRVIRTDSFSKILSSGLRIGFLTGPKPLIDRVILHIQVSTMHTSTFTQLMIAQLLQQWGQKGFLDHVDGVVDFYKKQRDVMLVAADKWLKGLADWHSPAAGMFLWMKIKGVSDTQELIMKKALEKQVLLVPGRAFNINSSDPSSYVRASFSLSSPSQIDQGFQRLAELIKEAL is encoded by the exons ATGAATTACTCACGATTCATTACCGCAGTCAGTGCTGCAAGAACAGCATCTCCGATAAGGCTCCTCA CTGAATTAATGCAGAGGTCTCCTCCATCGCTGATTTCTCTGGCAGGAGGGGCACCAAACCCCAATACTTTCCCCTTCAAAACTGCTAGCATTACCATTGGAGATGGAACAACGGTTGAAATTGGGGAAGACTTGATGAAGAGAGCTCTCCAGTATTCAGCCTCTGCAGG CATTCCAGAGCTATTATCCTGGCTGAAGGATTTGCAGAAGAATCTTCACAACCCTCCAACTGTTGAGTATCAGCCTGAAAAGGGGCAAATGGAGTTGTGTGTCACCACCGGCAGTCAAGAAGGGTTGAGTAAA GTATTTGAAATGCTGATTAATCCTGGAGACACGGTCCTTTTAGATGCGCCCACCTATCCCGGGACACTGGCAGCT CTGAGGCCGTTGGGCTGCAACATTGTCAATGTTCCCAGTGACCAACATGGCATTATTCCAAAAGCCCTGAAAGAAGTTCTTTCCAGGTGGAGCCCAGAAGATGCCAAAAAACCTAACAGCAGCCTCCCCAAATTTCTCTACACAATTCCTAACGGTGGCAATCCTACTGGAGCCTCACTGACGACAGACCGCAAAAAAGATATCTATCAG cTTGCAAGACAATATGATTTCCTCATAATAGAAGATGATCCATATTACTTCCTTCAGTTTGATAAG CCTTGGGCACCAACATTTCTTTCCATGGATATTGATGGTCGAGTTATCAGGACAGACTCTTTCTCTAAGATCCTCTCATCTGG aCTAAGGATAGGGTTTCTAACTGGTCCCAAGCCTCTCATCGACAGAGTTATTCTCCATATTCAGGTTTCCACAATGCATACCAGTACTTTCACGCAG CTTATGATAGCCCAGCTTCTTCAACAGTGGGGACAAAAAGGTTTCCTGGACCACGTAGATGG TGTGGTGGACTTTTACAAAAAGCAGCGGGATGTGATGCTTGTGGCAGCAGATAAGTGGCTAAAAG GCCTAGCAGACTGGCATTCACCTGCAGCTGGAATGTTTCTATGGATGAAAATCAAGGGAGTTTCTGATACACAAGAGTTGATAATGAAGAAAGCTTTGGAGAAACAA GTGCTGCTGGTTCCTGGAAGAGCGTTTAACATTAACAGCTCCGATCCCAGCTCTTACGTCAGAGCTTCCTTCTCGCTTTCTTCTCCAAGCCAGATTGATCAG GGTTTTCAGAGGTTGGCTGAGCTCATCAAAGAAGCCTTATGA